A genome region from Gadus chalcogrammus isolate NIFS_2021 chromosome 7, NIFS_Gcha_1.0, whole genome shotgun sequence includes the following:
- the zzef1 gene encoding zinc finger ZZ-type and EF-hand domain-containing protein 1 isoform X4: MGNAESGVAGASGDEEDVEAESPGFAEDSPASAATGVGAGTAGGSGSGKSGRPTINNPPSTNGPPTPGVLLEQVKLREAAARISDSGLAIPESVLAGNEIALMRWLEDRLSRGEESVNVEQFCEMLEIRNAPRDECEEAFGQFDTEGDGVVDVESMLSALKNSNGANLQGELSHVIRHLQACSLTPGFVDIFSKYKDELGAHASKILKFLHRNRIPSSAIPFPLLEGYNSICTMRSTLVQNFLEFLLQKEKDLDIQYRAELIRDPDVDKVKVVTQCFSFIEASSNATDIHRMTDGETGSFWQSDGSARSHWIRLKMKPDVVLRRLAIAVASNDHSYMPQLVSVAVGKNRRSLQEIRDIRIPSNVTGYVALLENANITHPYIQINIKRCLSDGCDTRIHGLKTLGYQITKSKEVSVSDASAIWYLSLLTSLVTASMETNPVLAQTVLQSTQKALRHMPPLSLTPSSTEFPKFFSANILEEVDGFLLRIADCCVSPEAELTLLAFALARGSVAKVLQALSGISEHLETEYRASSLISSMASVRMRLLYRNGKPLQLHLQACDVKSKEEKSGPENMLAEPTTGDGFLTEGGKKRASIILSTEDQSNFQVTQMKVKVRKGATGAKCGLVFAYKEANPFDAEKHFDRFKKFDSWDYDDYKDFVQDNVKLPAQSEDQPIGWFELEEDWNDVEIKLQQCRIAKFLMVKFLCTRQTSAERLGVQSLGFHGYLVVGAERLGDAEELLPEGGEGPEDLATTGQMLLNKTLFFIQQLTRDMDVSQFKQKFLLDFIGLSLTLFWSLYSKLMQIEGEEVMKSRVLLLQLLQNCFPMLQRGASEGHCPDEGGGPEEEEEEKKDEEKAAEAGCSSSSGANADPPHGAVLELYTHLCQVVDRPETEALVEKALRREAVKALLSGAAIFFPDKHSRRDKLFHMMNITEEDQPESVKVTFESLCNYFSDQDPSGLLLLPPKEVSTDFDISPILSVMETLLLVATRECEVMMGVVSGGPSRTVLLSLFWALQGSLLSWCYLQLKADTTGMGAQLARDIVVKYVNQFLGSAQGALASLLERYSGAEITEKLSSSILATVTRQLMIFLLELCSLDIPHSVLLKSFSSLVELLKNLSSDTGDIFSKVDQESCLQPQQPVVLRTWNMESPHNYENSRHETTIFCCPGATSFVVEFDERCQTEKRYDYLEFTDARGGKVRYDTKIGTEKWPKKVTFDAGPQLQFLFHSDSSNNEWGYKFSVTAQGLPDITVSWMSDVQLLVARLMGRLASRAMALKSPHEIRSVKELPPGRMAHVQSSPLWKPILRHGVCDARDTPQNNTPSVPSPTITSPVDEFPRFLEDLARWNPNLEPNEGPAEPMRTLMLSCRRPPVRNEIAAGSTVDQAVNAIWAAMVYHTPALHQALKAHVAQGYKSSLSEDFVQVYTLADRIRTWMLETKQRHLVSKMNAPDEKEGAQEEVTMEALAEVCIQKSLLLLRFPPSGDTSGPAEGSSAPLLLRSCSVSEGDFQPTTSPVAATAGAAAAAPLALAQAAEPSSESEGGTVPEGGQQNQTAADAGLSSQTEEPPGPPSASSVPRRPIRRTLGRVRLLSYRSVEEPRTVLSVRERYPILKHLLDFMKDQALTTGSVLQTLALNKAQAQSVCRVLESVQQGLLSLGKPHLFQAPCILFLQELLACQKDFNGYFSQLSGSGQELREEVRRSYHQLVLMLVEAVQGFSGLNEKALLPALSCVQTCLLHLLDMSWEPEDLPLFLDIKLPDLLLNMSQENISVHDIAISQWTEEDEIAVYKKNQEWMDECADGMFEKWYDKIGEEGSVEDRRKMHRFIARYCDLLNVVISCDGCERIAPWHRYRCLQCMDMDLCKTCFLSGAKPEGHEDDHEMVNMEYACDHCQGLIVGSRINCNVCEDFDLCFGCYNAKKYPDSHLPTHRITVFPMVTIRISDRHRLIQPYIHNYSWLLFAALALYTSALASERRLDGEPLKTGSLDRALALQGRCSQLITECLLKGQDAKGLRSSALLALLSSNETSSDSELGPNSPESSRELSTADNTDNSSLPGSTAAVCSPTSPRDTSKTSGKETSSREVVPETPTVAPEPPAKTTTTTPTPTTSPTLTNTTTTADSSTPTPPGPGDDPKGRRLVQQDTLDSPSLSQTPSVSREDPLSPVVRPSEPTGLALAASPASELMGLALAASPASELTGLAAAASPASEAGKEQAERLSQAPRQDHVFSDCSRERILGLLAAMLPPAKPGCGLSLPSLSSILPQLFRVVVSNAGCLDETYHLTLGLLGQLLLRIPPAEADGAVGEALADKYELLAQLEAAGTETPGWKTTQLLFCLGAVCLDSRIGLDWACSVADILRGLNACPQWSVVIAAFTDHCVQQLPHTLRRTNLFTLLVLVGFPEVLCMGTQSVFVDNANEQHHMILLKHFTEKNHAAVVDVKTRKRKTVKDYQLIQPQDSSWAGLPAQADGQPAHKALISRYLDSFISIISHLLKGSPDPGSPDAVEASWVLSLALKGLYNTLKKQGVEEAQQAIQRSGLTQLLVRKCSKGTGFSKLWLLRDLEILSVMLYSSKREIHSMAQDPERDEREPEPDREQDSDHSSCCTEEPRDPSRPDPLEGLDEETKICFQITHDALNAPLHILRAMYELQMKRTDSFFLEVQKRFDGDVIKTDETIRTLAQKWQPSRRPRSERTTKAVDTDMIVVSCVAKPSHCERATEEINLVAQKLITSSEGDLQLSYAKQRRTKSSALLHKELDARSNRAVRQYLVKVNQAIATLYARHVLAALLAEWPAGQPLSDEALELSGSSHMAYILDMLVQLEEKTLWEKILQRVLKGCGQSMLCSLSLTACQFMEEPGMAVQIRESKHPYDNNTNFEDKVHIPGAIYLSVKFDPRCHSEEGCDELIMSSSADFLQDLHTFSGSPQKWSDFEIPGDTLYYKFVADMSNTEWGYKFTVTGGHRGRFQTGFEILKQMLADEAVLSHLPLSDIWEWQVGVACRQTGTQRLKAIHLLLRLLQCQSQTACELMLLRPLWQLFVSMETTLCQDPACITVLLPLHRALTELFFIAESRATAQGILQEYLLAMTTDQQLLNHTAMALKNIAAISLAINYPNKSTKLLSMPS; encoded by the exons ATGGGAAACGCAGAAAGCGGCGTTGCCGGAGCCAGCGGGGACGAGGAAGATGTCGAAGCCGAAAGCCCAGGGTTCGCGGAAGACAGCCCGGCCTCTGCGGCTACTGGTGTCGGGGCTGGGACTGCTGGAGGCTCCGGTTCCGGGAAAAGCGGTAGACCGACGATCAACAACCCACCGTCCACTAACGGACCACCGACTCCCGGAGTCCTGTTAGAACAAGTTAAATTGAGAGAAGCGGCGGCCCGGATCAGTGACTCAGGACTCGCTATTCCAGAGTCGGTTCTGGCCGGGAACGAAATAGCTTTAATGCGATGGCTGGAGGACCGATTGAGCCGAGGAGAAGAATCAGTAAATGTGGAACAGTTTTGTGAGATGTTAGAGATCAGGAATGCACCACGAGATGAGTGTGAGGAG gcctTTGGTCAGTTTGATACAGAGGGGGATGGGGTGGTGGATGTGGAGAGTATGTTGTCTGCTCTGAAGAACTCAAACGGAGCCAATCTTCAGGGAGAGCTGAGTCACGTCATAAGACATCTGCAGGCATGCTCCCTAACCCCAG GTTTCGTGGACATATTCTCTAAGTATAAAGATGAGTTGGGGGCGCATGCTTCCAAAATCCTCAAGTTCCTGCACAGGAACCGTATTCCCAGCAGTGCCATCCCGTTCCCACTGCTAGAGGGCTACAACAGCATCTGTACCATGAGGTCCACCTTGGTCCAGAACTTCCTGGAATTCCTCCTGCAGAAAGAGAAAG ACCTTGACATCCAGTACAGAGCAGAGCTGATCCGGGACCCTGACGTGGACAAGGTCAAGGTGGTCACGCAGTGCTTCAGCTTCATCGAAGCCTCCTCCAACGCCACGGACATCCACAGGATGACGGACGGCGAGACAGGCTCCTTCTGGCAGTCGGACGGCAGCGCACGCTCCCACTGGATTAG GTTGAAAATGAAGCCAGACGTGGTGCTGAGACGCCTGGCCATCGCCGTGGCCTCCAACGACCACAGCTACATGCCCCAGCTGGTGTCGGTGGCCGTGGGCAAGAACCGGCGCTCGCTCCAGGAGATCCGGGACATCCGCATCCCCAGCAACGTGACGGGCTACGTGGCACTACTGGAGAACGCCAACATCACGCACCCCT ACATTCAAATCAACATCAAACGTTGCCTTAGCGACGGATGCGACACGCGGATCCACGGGCTGAAGACGCTGGGCTACCAGATTACCAAGAGCAAAGAGGTGTCGGTCTCAGACGCGTCGGCTATCTGGTACCTGTCCCTCCTAACCTCCCTGGTCACCGCCTCCATGGAAACTAACCCGGTTCTGGCCCAGACTGTTCTCCAGAGTACACA GAAAGCCTTAAGGCACATGCCGCCTCTGTCCCTGACCCCCTCGTCCACAGAGTTCCCCAAGTTCTTCTCGGCCAacatcctggaggaggtggacggcTTCCTGCTCAGGATAGCAGA ctgctgCGTGAGCCCAGAGGCGGAGCTCACCCTGCTGGCCTTCGCCCTGGCCCGGGGCAGCGTGGCCAAGGTGCTCCAGGCGCTGTCGGGCATCAGCGAGCACCTGGAGACGGAGTACCgggcctccagcctcatctcctcCATGGCCTCCGTCAGGATGAGGCTGCTCTACCGCAATG GAAAACCGCTCCAGCTGCACCTGCAGGCCTGCGACGTGAAGAGTAAAGAGGAGAAGTCGGGACCAGAGAACATGCTGGCGGAGCCCACCACCGGTGACG GGTTCCTGACGGAAGGTGGCAAGAAGCGAGCCAGCATCATCCTGTCCACGGAGGACCAGAGCAACTTCCAGGTCACCCAGATGAAGGTCAAG GTCCGGAAGGGAGCCACTGGTGCAAAGTGTGGCCTGGTGTTTGCCTACAAGGAGGCGAACCCCTTCGATGCGGAGAAGCACTTTGACAGGTTCAAAAAGTTTGACTCGTGGGACTACGACGACTACAAGGATTTTGTTCAAGACAA TGTGAAGCTTCCGGCGCAGTCAGAGGACCAGCCCATCGGCTGGTTCGAGCTGGAGGAAGACTGGAACGACGTGGAGATCAAACTGCAGCAGTGTCGCATCGCAAAG TTCCTGATGGTGAAGTTCCTGTGCACGCGGCAGACGTCGGCCGAGCGGCTGGGGGTCCAGTCGCTGGGTTTCCACGGTTACCTGGTCGTGGGAGCGGAGAGGCTGGGGGACGCAGAGGAGCTCCTCcccgaggggggggaggggccggaggACCTGGCCACCACGGGCCAGATGCTGCTCAACAAGACCCTGTTCTTCATCCAGCAGCTGACCCGAGACATG GATGTCTCTCAGTTCAAGCAGAAGTTCCTCCTTGACTTCATTGGCCTCAGCCTCACCCTGTTCTGGAGCCTCTACAGTAAACTGATGCAAAT cgagggagaggaggtgatgaagaGCAGAgtgctgctgctccagctgctccagAACTGCTTCCCCATGCTGCAGAGGGGAGCGTCCGAGGGCCACTGCCCTGACGAGGGAGGGGgtcccgaggaggaggaggaggagaagaaggatgaggagaaggCAGCCGAGGCGGGCTGTTCGTCTTCCTCCGGAGCCAACGCGGACCCCCCTCACGGAGCCGTGCTGGAGCTCTACACCCACCTCTGCCAGG TCGTGGACAGGCCTGAGACCGAAGCTCTGGTGGAGAAGGCGCTACGGAGGGAGGCGGTCAAGGCCCTGCTAAGTGGAGCGGCCATCTTCTTCCCAGACAAACACAGCAGGAGAGACAAGCTGTTCCACATGATG AACATCACAGAGGAGGATCAGCCGGAGTCTGTGAAGGTGACCTTCGAGTCTCTttgtaattatttcag tgACCAGGATCCCAGTGGTCTGCTGCTTCTCCCTCCAAAGGAGGTGTCCACGGACTTCGACATCAGCCCCATCCTGTCTGTCATGGAGACCCTGCTGCTGGTAGCCACCAGGGAG tgcgagGTGATGATGGGGGTTGTGAGCGGAGGACCCAGCCGGACAGTGCTCCTCTCCCTGTTCTGGGCCCTGCAGGGCAGCCTGCTGTCCTGGTGCTACCTGCAGCTCAAGGCCGACACCACCGGCATGGGCGCCCAGCTGGCCCGGGACATCGTGGTCAAAT acgTGAACCAGTTCCTGGGGAGCGCTCAAGGGGCTCTGGCCTCCCTGCTGGAGCGCTACAGCGGAGCTGAGATAACAGAGAAACTGTCCAGCTCCATCCTGGCCACAGTCACCCGACAACTG aTGATCTTCCTGCTGGAGCTGTGCTCCTTGGACATTCCTCACAGTGTGCTGCTGAAGAGCTTCTCCTCTCTGGTGGAGCTGCTCAAAAACCTGTCCAGTGACACCGGAGACATCTTCTCAAAG GTGGACCAGGAGAGCTGcctgcagccccagcagcccgtGGTGCTGAGGACCTGGAACATGGAGTCCCCGCACAACTACGAGAACAGCCGTCACGAGACCACCATCTTCTGCTGCCCGGGGGCCACCTCCTTCGTGGTGGAGTTTGACGAGCGCTGCCAGACCGAGAAGAg ATACGACTACCTGGAGTTCACCGACGCCAGGGGCGGGAAAGTGCGCTACGACACGAAGATCGGCACGGAGAAGTGGCCAAAG AAGGTGACGTTCGACGCAGGCCCTCAGCTCCAGTTCCTGTTCCACTCGGACAGCAGTAACAACGAGTGGGGGTACAAGTTCAGCGTGACGGCCCAGGGCCTGCCCGACATCACCGTCTCCTGGATGTCCGACGTCCAGCTGCTGGTGGCCCGGCTCATGGGCCGTCTGGCCTCCAGAGCCATGGCCCTCAAGTCCCCTCACG AGATCCGCAGTGTGAAGGAGCTGCCCCCAGGGAGGATGGCCCACGTCCAGTCGTCTCCTCTGTGGAAACCCATCCTCAGACATGGAGTGTGCGATGCCAGGGACACGCCCCAAAACAACACACCCTCCGTCCCG agccccaCCATCACCAGTCCGGTGGACGAGTTCCCCCGCTTCCTGGAGGACCTGGCCCGATGGAACCCCAACCTGGAGCCCAACGAGGGCCCGGCCGAGCCCATGAGGACCCTGATGCTGTCCTGCAGGCGGCCCCCCGTCAGGAACGAGATTGCGGCGGGGTCAACGGTCGACCAGGCGGTGAACGCCATCTGGGCCGCCATGGTGTACCACACGCCGGCCTTGCACCAGGCGCTCAAGGCCCACG TGGCTCAGGGCTACAAGTCGTCACTGAGCGAAGACTTTGTCCAGGTCTACACCCTGGCCGACCGAATCCGGACGTGGATG CTGGAGACGAAGCAGAGGCACCTCGTCAGCAAGATGAACGCCCCCGACGAGAAGGAAGGGGCTCAGGAAGAGGTCACCATGGAGGCGCTGG cCGAGGTGTGCATCCAGAAGAGCCTCTTGCTGCTGAGGTTCCCCCCCAGCGGTGACACCTCCgggccagcagagggcagcagcGCTCCGCTCCTGCTCCGCTCCTGCTCCGTCTCGGAGGGGGACTTCCAGCCCACTACCTCCCCGGTCGCTGCTACTGccggtgccgccgccgccgcccccctggccctggcccaggCCGCTGAGCCCTCCTCGGAGAGTGAGGGCGGGACGGTCCCGGAGGGGGGACAGCAGAACCAGACGGCGGCGGACGCCGGCCTCTCGTCCCAGACGGAGGAGCCGCCGGGCCCGCCGTCTGCCTCCTCCGTGCCGCGCAGGCCCATCCGGCGGACTCTGGGCCGCGTCCGCCTGCTGTCGTACCGCTCGGTGGAGGAGCCCCGCACGGTGCTCTCGGTCCGGGAGCGCTACCCCATCCTGAAGCACCTGCTGGACTTCATGAAGGACCAGGCCCTCACCACCGGCAG CGTCCTGCAGACCCTGGCCCTGAACAAGGCCCAGGCGCAGAGCGTGTGTCGGGTGCTGGAGTCGGTCCAGCAGGGCCTCCTGTCCCTGGGGAAGCCTCACCTCTTCCAGGCCCCCTGCATCCTCTTCCTGCAGGAGCTGCTGGCCTGCCAGAAAGACTTCAACGG GTACTTCTCCCAGTTGTCGGGCAGCGGGCAGGAGCTTCGGGAGGAGGTACGGCGCTCCTACCACCAGCTGGTGCTCATGCTGGTGGAGGCGGTGCAGGGCTTCAGTGGCCTCAATGAGAA ggCACTGCTGCCAGCCCTGTCCTGTGTGCAGACCTGCCTGCTACACCTGCTGGACATGAGCTGGGAGCCCGAGGACCTGCCCCTCTTCCTGGACATCAAGCTGCCCGACCTGCTCCTCAACATGTCCCAGGAGAACATCAGCGTCCATGACATCGCTATAAG CCAATGGACGGAGGAGGACGAGATCGCCGTCTACAAGAAGAACCAGGAGTGGATGGACGAGTGCGCGGACGGGATGTTCGAGAAGTGGTACGACAAGATCGGGGAGGAGGGCTCCGTGGAGGACCGGAGGAAG ATGCACCGGTTCATAGCGCGCTACTGCGACCTGCTGAACGTGGTGATCTCCTGCGACGGCTGCGAGCGCATCGCCCCGTGGCACCGCTACCGCTGCCTGCAGTGCATGGACATGGACCTCTGCAAGACCTGCTTCCTCA GTGGAGCGAAACCCGAGGGCCATGAGGACGACCACGAGATGGTCAACATGGAGTACGCCTGCGACCACTGCCAGGGCCTCATCGTGGGCAGCAGGATCAACTGCAACGTGTGCGAGGACTTTGACCTGTGCTTTGGCTGCTACAACGCCAAGAAGTACCCAGACAG CCACCTGCCCACCCACCGCATCACCGTGTTCCCCATGGTGACCATCCGCATCAGCGACCGCCACCGGCTGATCCAGCCCTACATCCACAACTACTCGTGGCTGCTGTTCGCCGCCCTGGCCCTCTACACCTCGGCCCTGGCCAGCGAGAGGCGGCTGGACGGGGAGCCCCTGAAGACGGGCAGCCTGGACCGGGCGCTGGCCCTGCAGGGCCGCTGCTCCCAGCTCATCACCGAGTGCCTGCTCAAGGGCCAAGACGccaaag GCCTGCGCTCGTCGGCCTTGCTCGCCTTGCTGTCCTCCAACGAGACGTCGTCCGACAGCGAGCTTGGCCCCAACTCCCCGGAGTCGTCGCGCGAGCTCAGCACCGCCGACAACACCGACAACTCCTCCCTCCCCGGGAGCACGGCGGCCGTCTGCTCGCCCACCTCCCCCCGGGACACG AGTAAAACCTCAGGGAAGGAGACCAGCTCCAGAGAGGTGGTCCCCGAGACCCCCACAGTGGCCCCGGAACCCCCAgccaagaccaccaccaccacccctacccccaccaccagccccaccctcaccaacaccaccaccactgctgaCTCCTCCACCCCGACCCCGCCAGGCCCCGGGGACGAccccaaagggaggaggctggtgCAGCAGGACACGCTGGACTCGCCCAGCCTCAGCCAGaccccctccgtctcccgcgaggaccccctctcccccgtagTCCGAC CGTCGGAGCCGACGGGTCTGGCCCTGGCCGCGTCTCCAGCGTCAGAGCTGATGGGTCTGGCCCTGGCCGCGTCTCCAGCGTCAGAGCTGACGGGTCTGGCCGCGGCCGCGTCTCCAGCGTCGGAGGCGGGAAAGGAGCAGGCGGAGCGGCTGAGCCAGGCGCCGCGCCAGGACCACGTGTTCTCCGACTGCTCCCGGGAGAGGATCTTGGGCCTGCTGGCCGCCATGTTGCCCCCAGCCAAGCCG gggtGCGGTCTGTCCCTGCCCAGCCTGAGCTCCATCCTGCCCCAGCTCTTCCGGGTGGTGGTGTCCAACGCGGGCTGCCTGGACGAGACGTACCACCTGACCCTGGGGCTGCtgggccagctgctgctgcggATCCCCCCGGCGGAGGCGGACGGCGCCGTGGGCGAGGCCCTGGCCGACAAGTACGAGCTGCTGGCCCAGCTGGAGGCGGCCGGCACCGAGACCCCCGGCTGGAAGACCACCCAGCTGCTCTTCTGCCTGGGGGCCGTCTGCCTGGACAg CCGCATCGGCCTGGACTGGGCGTGCTCGGTGGCGGACATCCTGCGCGGGCTGAACGCCTGTCCCCAGTGGAGCGTGGTCATCGCCGCCTTCACCGACCACTGCGTGCAGCAGCTGCCACACACGCTCCGACGCACCAACCTGTTCActctgctggtgctggtgggctTCCCCGAG GTGCTGTGCATGGGCACCCAGTCTGTGTTTGTGGACAACGCCAACGAGCAGCACCACATGATCCTCCTCAAGCACTTCACCGAGAAGAACCACGCGGCCGTGGTCGACGTCAAGACCCGCAAGAGGAAGACCG TGAAGGACTACCAGCTGATCCAGCCCCAGGACTCCAGCTGGGCCGGCCTGCCCGCCCAGGCGGATGGCCAGCCGGCCCACAAGGCCCTCATCAGCCGCTACCTGGACAGCTTCATCTCCATCATCAGCCACCTGCTGAAGGGCAGCCCCGACCCCGGCTCCCCGGACGCTGTGGAGGCCTCCTGGGTCCTCTCCCTGGCCCTCAAGGGCCTCTACAACACACTCAag aagCAGGGCGTGGAGGAGGCCCAGCAGGCCATCCAGCGCTCGGGGCTCACCCAGCTGCTGGTGAGGAAGTGCAGCAAGGGGACGGGCTTCAGCAAGCTGTGGCTGCTGCGCGACCTGGAGATCCTCTCCGTCATGCTGTACTCCTCCAAGAGGGAGATCCACTCCATGGCCCAGGACCCCGAGCGCGACGAGCGGGAGCCGGAGCCCGACCGGGAGCAGGACTCGGACCACTCCAGCTGCTGCACCGAGGAGCCCCGGGATCCCAGCCGGCCCGACCCCCTGGAGGGCCTGGACGAGGAGACCAAGATCTGCTTCCAG ATTACCCACGATGCTCTGAACGCACCGCTTCACATCCTGCGGGCCATGTACGAACTGCAGATGAAGAGGACCGACTCCTTCTTCCTGGAGGTGCAGAAGAG GTTCGACGGGGACGTGATCAAGACGGACGAGACCATCCGCACGCTGGCCCAGAAGTGGCAGCCCAGCAGGAGGCCTCGCTCGGAGCGGACCACCAAGGCCGTGGACACGGACATGATCGTGGTGTCGTGCGTG GCCAAGCCCAGCCACTGCGAGCGGGCCACGGAGGAGATCAACCTGGTGGCCCAGAAGCTGATCACCAGCTCGGAGGGCGACCTGCAGCTGAGCTACGCCAAGCAGCGCCGCACCAAGAGCTCGGCCCTGCTGCACAAGGAGCTTGACGCACGCAGCAACCGCGCCGTACGCCAGTACCTGGTCAAG GTGAACCAGGCCATCGCCACGCTGTACGCCCGCCACGTGCTGGCCGCGCTGCTGGCCGAGTGGCCGGCGGGCCAGCCGCTGAGCGACGAGGCCCTGGAGCTCAGCGGCTCCTCCCACATGGCCTACATCCTGGACATGCTGgtgcagctggaggagaagacCCTGTGGGAGAAG ATCCTCCAGAGGGTACTGAAGGGCTGTGGCCAGAGCATGCTGTGCAGCCTGTCCCTCACCGCCTGCCAGTTCATGGAGGAGCCAGGCATGGCCGTCCAGATCCGGGAGTCCAAGCACCCCTACGACAACAACACCAACTTCGAG GACAAGGTGCACATCCCGGGGGCCATCTACCTGTCGGTCAAGTTCGACCCGCGCTGTCACAGCGAGGAGGGCTGTGACGAGCTCATCATGTCCAGCAGCGCCGACTTCCTGCAGGACCTGCACACCTTCAGCGGCTCCCCGCAGAAGTGGTCCGACTTCGAGATCCCCG GCGACACACTATACTACAAGTTCGTGGCAGACATGAGCAACACGGAATGGGGCTACAAGTTCACGGTTACCGGTGGACACAGGGGACGCTTCCAGACAG GCTTTGAGATCCTGAAGCAAATGTTGGCTGACGAGGCGGTGCTCAGTCACCTGCCACTATCGGACATATGGGAGTGgcaggtgggcgtggcctgcCGCCAGACGGGCACCCAGCGTCTCAAAGCCATTCACCTCttgctccgcctcctgcagtgTCAGTCACAGac GGCCTGTGAGCTGATGCTGCTGCGGCCGCTGTGGCAGCTGTttgtctccatggagaccacTCTGTGCCAGGACCCGGCGTGCATCACGGTGCTGCTGCCCCTCCACCGCGCCCTCACCGAGCTCTTCTTCATCGCAGAGTCCAGGGCCACg GCTCAGGGCATCCTCCAGGAATACCTGCTGGCCATGACCACGGACCAGCAGCTCCTCAATCACACTGCCATG